DNA from Deltaproteobacteria bacterium:
CTTGTACCAGGCGTTGGCTGATCACTGGATCGTCCCGATCAAATTGGTATCCGAGCGACAGGTATCGGTTGCTGGATCCAAAGTACATGTACTGTTGCACAGCCACTGCGTAATGAAAAGCATCCAGGACGCTGTAGGCGCGCTGCTTGTAGTCCCGACGGATGACGTCGAACGACAGATCGGTTCGGCCAAAGTTTCCCAATGGGACGGACAGCCAGGGAACAGCCGTCGCCTGCTGCAGAAAGCTCTGGCTGCCGAGGAGATAGTAGTCGTAACGGCCCAGCAGACCGAGCCGTACGCCGGCGATCTCGCCCGCAAGTTGCAAGCTCGGGCCATCGTCCTGCAAGTCGAACTCGTGCAGGTTGAAGTGCACACTCTGAAAGAAGTCGTAGCCCACGGACAGGGTCACGTCGTCGGTCTGCCAGGGCACCGCCGTTCCACCAACGGTGAAGACCGTCAGGCCGTCGTCTTGGTGGCTGACGCCGAGGATATCCTCAGCCGTACCGGAGTTCCCGGACGGCGCGAGGATGACATTGCTATCGTACTGCAATCCGATGCCGCCATAGAGCCCATAGCGACGACGTTCGCGCTGGCCGAGCGCGCTCAAGAATGCCGCCGCCTCATGACCGACTGCGGAATCCCGATCCGTGGCGACGACGTAGGAGAAGCTCTCCCTCGCCGCCGACCAGTTGCCAGTCTGATAGTCGACGACTCCTAGGTAATATGTGGCGGCTAAGTGTTCCTTGGGACTCTCGGCAGCGCGTTGAAAATTTTGTCGGGCCTCCTGCATTTGTCTCAAACGGAGCTGCGCGAGTCCGAGGAAGAGTGAAGCCCGGGTGTTGAGTTCATGGTCGGCTTGCGCCTGCTCGAGCCAGGGAAGCGCGTCGCGATATTGCTGCGTCTCGATTAGGGCGACGCCGAGATCGAGCGCCGCTAGATGAAGGTCGGGCTTGGCCGCCAGAACGACGCGCAGGTCGGCAATGGCGCCTTCGTTGTCGTGCAAGCGCGACCGAGCGACGGCGCGGTAGTAGCGCGCATAGACGTCGGCCTCATCGTCGGCAACCGCCTGGTCGAGGAGCGCCAGTGCTTCGGAGTAGTGTGCCGCATTCAATTCGACCAGACCGCGCGAGGTCAGGAGCTGCGATCGCTCAGTGGCGAGCGCAAGCTGCGATGTCAGGAGCGCTCCCACGAGAGCAATGGCGGTAAACCGGTTCGCCATCGCTCTCACATTCCGGCGGACGGCGGCATGTGCGTCACGCAAATCTGGACACTGTCCACTCGAGCGGTCCGGCTGCTGATCCCGCCAATTTGCTGAGCCGAAAGCGCGGCACCAAAGGTGGCGGCGTTGACATTGACGTCGGTCCAGACCAGCCCCCATAGGTCCGTGGCCGTTCCGTAGGTCTTTGATGTATCGGTCGTTGGCCAAACGGTGGCATCCGCATTGTTATTGCCTTGGACCGTCCCTCCCTTCACGAGGCGCACCGACTCGTCAAAGACGCGGAGACGGCGGAGCGTAATCTCGTTCACGATCCACGTGACCTGGATACCTAAGATCACATCTCCGCTCGGGATGCTGAAGCCGAAATTGGTGCACTTGAGGTATTGCGTGTTTTGCGAAGCGCTGAGCGCCGATGTCCCATAGACGGCGTTCGTGGTCGCGGCGTTGCCAGGATTCGCCCACGCGATGTTGCCCACACCGCCGGGGACCGAGTTGTCATTGACACAGTTCGCAGCGACCGGCGTTCTGCAATCCGCAACCGGGAGCGGGGTGCTCGTCGGCGTCGGTGTCCGCGTCGGGGTGCCCGTCGGCGTCGGCGTGCTGGTCGGCGTCGCCGTCGGGGTATTCGTTGGGGTCCGCGTCGGGGTGTTCGTCGGCGTCCGCGTGGGCGTGCTGGTCGGTGTTGCCGTCGGCGTGTTCGTGTTCGTCGGCGTGCTGGTTGGTGTCGCAGTCGCGGTCCGCGTCGGCGTCGCCGTCGGCGTACTCGTCGGGGTGGCCGTTGGCGTAGCAGTCGGCGTGGCTGTCGCAGTCTGAGTGGGCGTCGCGGTTGCGGTGCTCGTCGGCGTGCTGGTCGGTGTTGCCGTTGGCGTAGCGGTCGGGGTCGCCGTTGGTGTTGCTGTCGGGGTGTGAGTCGGCGTGTGAGTGGGCGTCGCCGTCGGGGTGGCCGTCGGCGTCTGCGTCGCGGTGTTGGTCGGAGTCGATGTTGGTGTGGCCGTTGGGGTCAGCGTCGGCGTGCGAGTTGGAGTCGACGTTGGCGTCAGTGTCGGGGTGTGAGTGGGCGTCGTGGTTGGCGTATCGGTCGGGGTCGCCGTTGGTGTTGCTGTCGGCGTGTGAGTCGGCGTGGCGGTGGGCGTATCCGTTGGCGTGGCGGTCGGCGTCAGCGTCGGCGTGTGAGTTGGTGTGCTCGTCGGGGTCGCCGTCGGTGTGTCAGTGGGCGTCGTTGTTGGCGTATCGGTCGGGGTCGCCGTTGGTGTTGCTGTCGGCGTGTGAGTCGGCGTGGCGGTGGGCGTATCCGTTGGCGTGGCGGTCGGCGTCAGCGTCGGCGTGTGAGTCGGTGTGCTCGTTGGAGTCGCCGTGGGTGTGTCGGTGGGCGTCGCGGTTGGCGTATCGGTCGGGGTCGCTGTTGGTGTTGACGTCGGGGTCAACGTCGGGGTGTGAGTTGGTGTGCTCGTTGGGGTCGCCGTCGGTGTGTCAGTGGGCGTCGCGGTTGGCGTATCGGTCGGGGTCGCCGTTGGTGTTGCTGTCGGCGTGTGAGTCGGCGTTGCGGTGGGTGTATCCGTTGGCGTTGCACTTGGGGTGTCGGTCGGCGTTGAAGTCGGGGTGGCCGTCGGCGTCTGCGTCGCGGTGTTGGTCGGAGTCGATGTTGGTGTGGTCGTTGGGGTCGACGTCGGCGTGCGAGTTGGTGTCGCCGTCGGCGTGTGAGTGGGCGTCGCCGTCGGGGTGTGAGTGGGCGTCGCCGTCGGGGTGGCCGTCGGCGTCAGCGTCGCGGTGTTGGTCGGAGTCGATGTTGGTGTGGCCGTTGGGGTCAGCGTCGGCGTGCGAGTTGGTGTCGCCGTCGGCGTCAGTGTCGGGGTGTGAGTGGCCGTCGATGTTGGTGTGGCCGTTGGGGTCGACGTCGGGGTGCGAGTTGGAGTCGACGTCGGGGTGGCCGTCGGGGTCAGCGTCGGCGTGTGAGTCGGCGTCGACGTCGGTGTGACCGTCGGGGTCAATGTCGGGGTACGAGTCGGCGTCGACGTTGGCGTGGCCGTCAGCGTCAACGTCGGGGTGTTGGTCGGAGTCGAAGTGGGCGTAGCCGTCGGGGTCAATGTCGGAGTGCGAGTCGACGTCGAGGTTGGCGTGGCCGTTGGCGTCAGCGTCGCGGTGTGAGTGGGCGTCGATGTTGGTGTGGCCGTTGGGGTCGCCGTCTGGGTGCGAGTTGGAGTCAACGTTGGTGTGGCCGTCGGCGTCTGCGTCGGGGTGTGAGTGGGGGTCGAGGTTGGCGTGGCGGTCGGGGTCAGTGTCGGCGTGTGAGTTGGGGTCGACGTTGGCGTGTGAGTCGGCGTCGCGGTTGCGGTGGCGGTCGGGGTCAGCGTTGGCGTCGAGGTTGGCGTGGCGGTCGGGGTCAGTGTCGGCGTGTGAGTTGGGGTCGACGTTGGCGTGGTCGTCGGCGTCTGCGTCGGCGTGTGAGTCGGCGTCGCGGTTGCGGTGGCGGTCGGGGTCAGCGTTGGCGTCGAGGTTGGCGTGGCCGTCGGGGTCAGCGTCGCGGTGCGAGTTGGCGTCGAGGTTGGCGTGGCGGTCGGGGTTAGTGTCGGCGTGTGAGTTGGGGTCGACGTTGGCGTCGCCGTTGGCGTCAGCGTCGGCGTGTGAGTCGGCGTCGCGGTTGGTGTGGCTGTCGGGGTCAGCGTCGGGGTGTGAGTTGACGTCGCGGTTGGTGTGGCCGTCGGGGTCAGCGTGGGCGTCTGAGTCGGGGTCGACGTTGGCGTGGCCGTCGGCGTCAGCGTCGGCGTATGAGTTGGCGTCAGTGTCGGCGTGTGAGTCGGCGTCGCGGTTGGCGTCGAGGTGGACGTTGCCGTGTCCGTTGGCGTTAGCGTCGGTGTGTGAGTTGGCGTGGCCGTTGGCGTCGACGTCGGGGTCAGCGTCGCGGTGTGAGTCGGAGTCGAGGTTGGCGTGGCCGTTTGGGTTAGCGTCGCGGTGTGAGTCGGCGTCGACGTTGGCGTATCGGTGGGAGTCGAGCTGGGCACGCCGGCCAGGACGTTGAACGTGTACGTGAGATCGGAGCTCCGAGGTGGAGTGGTCAGGGCTTGTGCCTGAATGTAAGGTTGCGCAGCACCGACGGCGAGATCCAGGGGCGACGCGGTTGCGTGAAATCCCTTCACTTGAAGTGCAGCGCCCGGACTGCAGGGTGTCGAGGTTGAATCGTCGCATGCGGTCAGATTGAGGGATACTGGCAAACCGTCGGGTAGCCCGGCTTGGGTGACGTCCAGCCGGATCGAACTGGGATCGATTTCATCCACCGCGTCGACCACGGTGAAGCTCAACGGCGCGGGATTGGGAATCGATTGATTGGGGGCCGGGCTCAGATTCAAGAAGAACGGGAAAGCGAGTATGTGAACGTCATCACCGCTGGCACCCCCACCCGGTAGAATGGTGACTGCGGTGGCGGCGCTCAGATAAGCCGGAGGCAAGATCGCCGAGGGGCTACAGGGTTCGGCAATGCCCGCTGGTGTCGTCGAACACTGCTCGGTGATCCCGGGCACGGTGGTGGCGTCGGCGGTTGAGAAGCCAGCGATCGTGAGACTTGCCGGGCCCAGAGTGAGATTGGTCAACACGATTTGCTCCCCAGACGGTATACGCGCCAGATTGATGGCGACGCAGCACTTCGGTCCGGCCGCGGATTCAAACGCGATCCGGATGGTCTGTACGGCGGCAGGGATGTCGGGCAGGAGCGCGCCGCCGGGTTGCTCCCAGAGAGCCTGCAGGCCGCTGCCACTTCCTGGTGTGCTTTCAATCGGTGTGGGCGTGGCGCTAGTGGGGGTGGCGCCTTGCGGAGACAAGGTCGCCGTTGGTGGCGGGGACTGCGGGGCTGGCGTCGCGGCGGGGGTAAGTTGCGCGCCATCCGAGCTCCCTCCACTACCACGGCATCCTTCGCTGCAACCTTGAAGAACGAGACTGAACATCGCCGCCATCACCGCCAGCCATTGCAGGATTTGACGGGTGCGATTCCCAGAATAGATTGTTCGTTGCTGATCCACTTGGGCCGTCGGGCGACCTTCGGGAGTCTCGAACCCACTCCGCGACGGCTTCCCGCCGACGAAGCAGTTCGTGATCACGCCCAGTCGTGATCTATCGGGTATTCTGACGCGGCGCGCAAGGCAAACAGCAACTAAGGTGCCACGCACTGCCGCACTTTTTGTCACGTGGTGTGACGCCTGCACGGATCATTCGCTGCCCAGAAATTGCGCGGTGCAAGGAAAGTGGGCAAAGTGGCGGTCCACTATCCTTTGCGAGTACTGCTGAGTTGTGTGCGTCCAGTTCAGCAAAAGCGATGATGGCCGTCCGGTCGTCTTATGGTGCGCCCTCGGTCTGAGTGAGCAACTCCGTTCGGGGGGGCTGCCACTACTACGGATCACGAGTTACCGAAGGTCTCGCGATGGAGCCCGAGCAATCGCTGGAGTTCGGCAATCGGCGTGGAGTGGTCATCGACACGGAGATCGATGGCGCGATCGCTATAGCCGCCAATGCCGCCGTGGGCGCGCACCACTAACAACGCGGCGGATTGCTGGCCGCGGCAGTCGCCGCCCGCTGCTTGTCCGGCGCCGAGCACTGCGATCAGCCGCTCGGCGAAGGGCAAATCGCTGCGATGTTCGATGGCGCGCGCCATCGCGCCAACGACGGCTTCGCCGGCGAGGATGTTGCCTTGGCAGCAAAATCCGTCGCCGATGATGTGACCGGCCCACGGCAAGCACTCGTTGCCGGTAAACGCAGCGGCGCGTCCCGTCCGGTCCACCACGCCGACTTGGCGCAGCTCGCGACCTCCATCGCCGCCGATCAATCCGCTGACGACTTCGTCGGCAGGGATCTCCTGTTCGAGCATGGCCAAGCCGAGCGGCCCGTAGCGCGGATTGGCCAGCGCCTGAGTCGCCACCGCGCCGATGCCCGCGCGCGCCCACGGCACGACACTGCCGGCTGCGAGGAAGCGCGACTGGACCGCAACGCCCCACGACTTGGTCGCGGCGTCGTAAGCGGCGATCAAAAACGTCGCCACGATTGAGCGCCGATTCACCATCGCGCCGGTTATCGCAAGATGTCCGCAGCCAACGCAAGCTACCGCGCCTCGTCCTGGCGTGTTGCCGCCCGTCAATGAAGGGAGCACTTGCCCTCGACGGTCCGGCTCGCTACGAGTTGGCCGCGCGCGT
Protein-coding regions in this window:
- a CDS encoding tetratricopeptide repeat protein, translating into MANRFTAIALVGALLTSQLALATERSQLLTSRGLVELNAAHYSEALALLDQAVADDEADVYARYYRAVARSRLHDNEGAIADLRVVLAAKPDLHLAALDLGVALIETQQYRDALPWLEQAQADHELNTRASLFLGLAQLRLRQMQEARQNFQRAAESPKEHLAATYYLGVVDYQTGNWSAARESFSYVVATDRDSAVGHEAAAFLSALGQRERRRYGLYGGIGLQYDSNVILAPSGNSGTAEDILGVSHQDDGLTVFTVGGTAVPWQTDDVTLSVGYDFFQSVHFNLHEFDLQDDGPSLQLAGEIAGVRLGLLGRYDYYLLGSQSFLQQATAVPWLSVPLGNFGRTDLSFDVIRRDYKQRAYSVLDAFHYAVAVQQYMYFGSSNRYLSLGYQFDRDDPVISQRLVQEGEFTEAAAESFGYHGDEVNVGVGLPLPADVTTVLTYSFRHEVYAEESGMFTPSGNRRRDNEHVVILAARRELWEHVALTAAFLADFNGSNNPSYEYDRQIVSLGIEGRY
- a CDS encoding DUF1028 domain-containing protein, producing the protein MVNRRSIVATFLIAAYDAATKSWGVAVQSRFLAAGSVVPWARAGIGAVATQALANPRYGPLGLAMLEQEIPADEVVSGLIGGDGGRELRQVGVVDRTGRAAAFTGNECLPWAGHIIGDGFCCQGNILAGEAVVGAMARAIEHRSDLPFAERLIAVLGAGQAAGGDCRGQQSAALLVVRAHGGIGGYSDRAIDLRVDDHSTPIAELQRLLGLHRETFGNS